Within the Acidobacteriota bacterium genome, the region CGGTAACTGTCGTTTGCCGATTTTCACTGACCCCGGCTTTGGCAACCGCAGCTTGCGGCTGTTCATTTTCTGAAATCGGCGAGATGAATTGAATATCGGTGCCGCGCACTTCAAGGCTGGTTCGGGTCGCGCCGTTTTGATCTGTCCATTCGCGCTGCGAAAGCGTCCCTTCGACATAAACCTGCCGACCTTTGGCTAAATACTGATGCGCAATTTCAGCCTGCCGTCCAAAAAGACTGACGCGAAACCAGGTCGTCACTTCCTGCAATTCACCTGCACGGTCTTTGCGCCGTTCAGTGGTCGCAACTGAAAAATCGCAAATGGCGGTTCCTTGTGGTGAATAACGAATCTCCGGGTCACGTCCCAGATAACCAACGATGGTGATTTTATTGAAACTGGCCATTGAAGTGTTTCTCCTTCGGTTTTCTTCTTGTTTTTCTGACGTCGCCTACTGTATCACGAGTGAAACATAGTTGCAAGACATTTTTTCATCTGTGAAACAAAAATTTTTCTCGCTCAACTTAACTTACTGGATTTTCAGCAATTTCCCAAAAGCTTCGATTTTTTTAGAAACTTCTCAAAATTTTCTCTTGCAACAATGTTTCATCCGTGATACAAGACCGTTGCACGTAAGAAACAAAAGGAGGAAGCCACCGATGAAATGCCTCGAACACCGCTTAGCACACGCATTGCGCGCCTTATTATTCGATTTGAAATCCCATCCGCTTGCGCCTGCACTTACCTTACTGGCATTGAAAATTATTATTGCTTTGTATGAGCTTAAAAATATAATAGCCTCATCATCCTGATTGCGGCTTCGGTCAAATATGCTCCCATAAATTTTAAATCCCAAATCAAAAGCGATGGCGGCGGGTAAGCGTAAACAGCAGTTCCCTGCATCTCGCCAACCAATTGCCTCTTGAGTGATTGGAGTCTGGTCTATGTCAGCAGAAAAAACCTATCTGGAACTTTCGGAAGCGGGCGGCGGTTCACACAAATTCTATGAAGTTATCGTTAATCATACAGAGCTATCTATTCGTTATGGTCGCATAGGCGATGCAGGACAAACCCAGGTAAAAACGTTTCCCTCATTTGAAAAAGCCCAGGCTGAAGCCCAGAAGAAAATTAATGAAAAATTGAAGAAAGGTTACGAAGCCGCTGTTCAAGGCGTCCGTCAAAAACGCCCGATAACCAGCCGCTCGGCGATGCTCGCACAATTTGCGACGACTACAACGACCTCCCATCAAACCGCCGCCAGGCGTAAGACACCCGGCACGCCATCCATCAAACAAGCGCCGATATTATGGAAATTTCATTCCAACTTCGCGGCATTCGGAATTTTTATTAATGATTCGCACTGCTGGATGGGCAATGAAGATGGCAACATCTTTGCCTTAACCCACGATGGACAGGTGCAGATGAAATTCAAATTGCCCGAAGGCGTGAAATGTCTGGTAGCCGATGACGCCTGGTTGTATGCCGGTTGTAATGACGGCAATGTTTATGACCTGACGGGCAAAGTGCCGCGCATCGCTTATGAGATCGCGCCCGATGTTGACATCTTCTGGCTCGACATCGCCGATGGCGTCCTGGCGGTTTCCGATAATAAAGGAAACGTTACGGTCATCAATCACGAAGACGAATCGCAGTGGTCGAAAAAAAGTCGCGGCGATATGGGCTGGATGGTACGCGCGGATGAAATCGGGGTTTATCACGGACACGCAGCGGGCGTCACCATGTACGACTGGGAAGATGGCAGCGTCATCTGGGAACAGGAAACCGAAGGTCCTGTTTTATTCGGCTGGCAAGAGGAGTCGCTGGTTTATGCCTGCACCGCCAGAGGCGTGATTCACTGTTTTGCCAAAATGGGCATTGCAGCAACGCGCTTTCATTGCGATGCGGTGATCTTTTCATGCGCCGCGACAGAAGGCGGCAAATACGTTTTCGCAGGCGATAATCAAAGCGCGATTTATTGTTTCAACGAAGCGGGCGAACGATTGTGGAAACTCGGCACGGGGTGTGGTTCGGCTTATTCCATGCAATATCACAATCAACGGCTTTACATCGTCACCACTGCCGGGGTGCTCGCCTGCATTGATGCCAGTGAAGCGGCAATCCAAGCCGCGCAATCTGGCACCGTGCCCGACGCCATCAATATCAATGCGCCGCAGGTTGAAGCAGTTTCTGCAACCACTATTGAAACCACCAATGAAAGCGGCAGCGGTGTGGTGGTCGAATGTTTTCGCGAAGGCGGTAAATTGCGGGTTCGCGTGGTAAGCGAAGGCTTCAATAAAAATCTGCATTGCCAGTTTCCGAAAGGCATACGCGAAGCCGGGGCGCGCTACATCGTTGACGAAGTGCGCGAAGCGCGCGGCGGCTTTTATCGCGTGCTCGGCAATATTAAGAAATTGACGTAAGCAAAAAGGAATCAGGATTCAGGGAAAGGAAAGTATGAAGTAGGAACGCTGAACGATGAACAGAAAGCGGTTTGCAATTATTCATCGTTTAACATTCCACCTTCATCGTTTCTTCTGCTTTGAATCCTGAATCCTGAATCCCGAATCCTGAACTATGAAACTGATTAAACAAACGAAACTCGTCTTTCAAGAAGGTCGCTCGGACAAAGTCTATGAAGTAGATTTGTGCGAGGTCAGCGCCAATGGTTTCGTGGTCAATTTTCGGTACGGGCGACGCGGTACGAATTTGAAAGAGGGAACGAAAACCGAAACCGCAGTTTCACTCATCGAAGCGCAAAAGGTATTCGACAATCTCGTCGCAGAAAAGCTGCGAAAAGGCTACAAGGATGCTGATGCGCCATCAGGAACACTCGCTTCGCCTCAGCCGGTTGATGTGTGGGGCGCGAAAAAATCCGCTGCCACAAATCCTGAAGAGGCGCGAAAACAGGCTGTTTTACATCGCTTGCAACAGGGCGACGCGCTCAAAAAACCTGAGAAAAAGAAAAAGGCAGTCTCAAACATCTTTTCGCAAAATCCCAAACCACAAAATCATTTCTGGTCGCTGGAACGCGCCATCTGGCGAGCCGGTGAATTAAAAATCCGGGAGGCTGCGCCTTACCTCGTTCAACTGCTTGGCACAGGCGATGCCTTGCGCGATTACTGCATCGCCTGGTCACTCGGTTTTTGCGGCGATGAACAAACCATTGCGCCTCTTAGCCAGCTTTACCAAAACCGCACCAAACCCGAAATGGTTCGTCGTATCGCCTGCGAAGCGCTGCTGAAACTTTCCGATGATGCGACCAAAGCGGCTTTTCGCAACCAGCTAATCAATCAATTGCCATCTGAATTAAGCTATCTGGCAAGGCAAGGCACGCCTGAAACTTTTGAAAAAGTTCTGAATGAATACCTTGAAACCGACGACCAGAGCCACTTTCAGGTTCTCGAAACAATTTATCTGCTCGACAATGAAATCGCGCGACCGGCGCTGTTGAATTTGCTTCGCACTGCGCCACTCAAGCCGAATTATTTCAAAGCGCTGCGGCATATCTTCAAAGCTGCAGAATATCGTCGTGACGCAGAGGTGTTTGGCTTGCTTGCTTATCGTTTTGAAAAAGCCCGCGCCAATTTTTCCACCTGGACGGCGTTGGATAAACCTTCGCGTTATGCCACCTGGGTCTATGTCGGCGATGCGCGCAACTATCGCGCCGAAGACCACATTCAAAATGCCCGTGAAGAGATTCAAAAGCCCGCTTCGCGCATCGCTTACAGCACGCGCACACGCATCTATTTGCGCAAGCGGGTTTGGCGAACGCTTAGAAGACTCGGACAACCTGGCGACCTCGATTATGTGAAAATGGCGGTTGGTGTATTGCTGGCATATTCAGATGCGGACGCCGTTTCTGTGAGAGAGTCCACGATTTTCGATCCGTCGAAACCTGATTTGGTTAAAACCTACTGGGACGCTTTTGCCGGTTACTGGGCGTTCAATCATATTCTCTACACCAACAGCCCGCGCTATTATCTGCGCCGCAACTCGAAAGCCTGGCGTTGCAAATCCGCCTACAAACCGGGCGATGCTGCGCCGAAAACACGCGAAGAAGCTTACCCGCATTTGTGGGAAAAACGACCTGAAGGATTATTGCACCTGATTGCCGAAAGCAATTGTTCGCCGGTGCTGGAATTTGCCACGCGCGCCCTGAATAGCTGTAAAACCTTTTGTGATGAACTTGATATTGAAACGATTTTGATGATTCTGGCGCGACCTTATGAATGCACGGCTAAACTGGGATTTGCGCTCGCGCAAAAACATTACAATCCAGGTGCGCCGCATCGCGACCTGCTGCTCGCGCTTGCTAACTGCGCGTTAGAAGAAGCGCGATTGCAAGCCTGTCGGTGGGCGAATGATGCGCGCGACCGTTTAATTCATGATAATGAATTCATTGCCGCATTGGTTTTCAGCCCGCATGCTGACACCCGCAATTTCGCCAAACAGTTGGTGCGTTCCGTCACATTTTCCGAGGCTAATGCGAAATCGCTGGTTGAAAAACTGATTAACGGACTACGCAACCTCGAGGCTTCGCAAACCGACGAAGCTCGCGACATTGCCGATACCATTTTGAAAGGTTTCCCGGTACAACTTCGCGCGCTTTCGATGCCGTTGATTTTGCAACTGCTCGCGCACCCGCTGCTTGAAGTTCAGGAACTCGGCGGCAACATACTGCTTGCGCACCAAACGCCCGCCGCACATTTGCCCGAAGCGATTATCAATTCGCTCATCAATTCATCGTTTGAAACCTTGCGCGGCATCGGCATCAAACTTTTCGGACAAATTGATGAGTTGAATTTATTTGAGCGCGACAGTGTCATCGCCAATTTCGCGATGCACGAACTTGAAGATATTCGCAAATCTATTCGCCCGATTATTCACAAGCTCTGCTATCCGCCGATGCCGCCCGACTCGCGCCATGAGATTTTACCGATTGAGCCTGTAGACGACCCGCTTACCGCTGAACAGCGCAAAACCTTTTCACTCAAACTCGCAGACCGTTTCTTAAAAGCCTTATTTGAAAAAGAGGTTCACGCAGGTGTGCATTCGATGCTGGTTAAAATCATGCGCGAAGATTTAGCCGGGCATTGGCTGGCTGTATCAACAACCGGAAGCGCCTGGAAATTGATTCACGCCGAATCGCAGGCGGCACAGGAACTCGGCGGCGTGTTGCTTGAATACCTTGCCGACTGTGATTTCACTGTCGCGCAGGACATGGATTTTTCCGACCTCGTCGAACTTTCCAATC harbors:
- a CDS encoding single-stranded DNA-binding protein, yielding MASFNKITIVGYLGRDPEIRYSPQGTAICDFSVATTERRKDRAGELQEVTTWFRVSLFGRQAEIAHQYLAKGRQVYVEGTLSQREWTDQNGATRTSLEVRGTDIQFISPISENEQPQAAVAKAGVSENRQTTVTERKSQSSGNTRANPARQANRVQFNEDEIPF
- a CDS encoding WGR domain-containing protein, whose amino-acid sequence is MKLIKQTKLVFQEGRSDKVYEVDLCEVSANGFVVNFRYGRRGTNLKEGTKTETAVSLIEAQKVFDNLVAEKLRKGYKDADAPSGTLASPQPVDVWGAKKSAATNPEEARKQAVLHRLQQGDALKKPEKKKKAVSNIFSQNPKPQNHFWSLERAIWRAGELKIREAAPYLVQLLGTGDALRDYCIAWSLGFCGDEQTIAPLSQLYQNRTKPEMVRRIACEALLKLSDDATKAAFRNQLINQLPSELSYLARQGTPETFEKVLNEYLETDDQSHFQVLETIYLLDNEIARPALLNLLRTAPLKPNYFKALRHIFKAAEYRRDAEVFGLLAYRFEKARANFSTWTALDKPSRYATWVYVGDARNYRAEDHIQNAREEIQKPASRIAYSTRTRIYLRKRVWRTLRRLGQPGDLDYVKMAVGVLLAYSDADAVSVRESTIFDPSKPDLVKTYWDAFAGYWAFNHILYTNSPRYYLRRNSKAWRCKSAYKPGDAAPKTREEAYPHLWEKRPEGLLHLIAESNCSPVLEFATRALNSCKTFCDELDIETILMILARPYECTAKLGFALAQKHYNPGAPHRDLLLALANCALEEARLQACRWANDARDRLIHDNEFIAALVFSPHADTRNFAKQLVRSVTFSEANAKSLVEKLINGLRNLEASQTDEARDIADTILKGFPVQLRALSMPLILQLLAHPLLEVQELGGNILLAHQTPAAHLPEAIINSLINSSFETLRGIGIKLFGQIDELNLFERDSVIANFAMHELEDIRKSIRPIIHKLCYPPMPPDSRHEILPIEPVDDPLTAEQRKTFSLKLADRFLKALFEKEVHAGVHSMLVKIMREDLAGHWLAVSTTGSAWKLIHAESQAAQELGGVLLEYLADCDFTVAQDMDFSDLVELSNHQVLAVRQSSWLLFAKMLHRLQHQMNPQNHLDEMAKAVKLLDAEWDDSRDFWFKMFDTYFTAEEFTAGILINVCDSVRPAVQAFGRKLITRFFAEADGVEYLLKLSEHPSADLQTFATNYLEGYAANHPERLNEMRHYFLSVLSRVNKARVAKNRILNFLTNEAQKSETAARIVAEILARQSVTMAIGDKAATLEAMLKIHRAFPQIQLPIEVKQPEVRHAF
- a CDS encoding WGR domain-containing protein, producing the protein MSAEKTYLELSEAGGGSHKFYEVIVNHTELSIRYGRIGDAGQTQVKTFPSFEKAQAEAQKKINEKLKKGYEAAVQGVRQKRPITSRSAMLAQFATTTTTSHQTAARRKTPGTPSIKQAPILWKFHSNFAAFGIFINDSHCWMGNEDGNIFALTHDGQVQMKFKLPEGVKCLVADDAWLYAGCNDGNVYDLTGKVPRIAYEIAPDVDIFWLDIADGVLAVSDNKGNVTVINHEDESQWSKKSRGDMGWMVRADEIGVYHGHAAGVTMYDWEDGSVIWEQETEGPVLFGWQEESLVYACTARGVIHCFAKMGIAATRFHCDAVIFSCAATEGGKYVFAGDNQSAIYCFNEAGERLWKLGTGCGSAYSMQYHNQRLYIVTTAGVLACIDASEAAIQAAQSGTVPDAININAPQVEAVSATTIETTNESGSGVVVECFREGGKLRVRVVSEGFNKNLHCQFPKGIREAGARYIVDEVREARGGFYRVLGNIKKLT